CTCCCAACCATTCATGAATGGTTTCCCGCTGTTTTCCCTCATACGCTTCCTGAATACCCGGAACCGCGATCAGTACCATACCGCCACTCTTCACATACGGCAGAATCTTAGTCTGAAAAAATCCCTCTTTTCCGGCAAAATAATGATAGGCATCAACGCTGATGACAGCATCAAAAAACTCTTTTTCGAATGTCAGGTTTTCAGCGTCTTCCTGAAGAGGAATCACCTGATCCGAAATGTCCCACGCCTGAAACCTTCCGGCATTTGCCTCCGCATCTGTCCACAGATCATTCGCATAGACGATAGCATCTGTCTCCCTGGCGATGAAAAGACTGGTCAGGCCCGTGCCGCAGCCCAGATCCAGAATGCGGTTTCGTTTGTACAGATGTCCCTGCTCTGTTTGCAGCGGATAAGTTTCCAGCAGTTCCCCGGCCAGACGGACACTATTGGGGCCCATCAGATATTCTGCCGTAAAATATTGTTGGTATTGTGCAAAAGACCTCACTTTCTCACTCCCTCCATATCTATAATCCTGTCTTGTTACGTCTCTTCCTGCAATATTTTATACCGCACTGCCTGTTAATACCTGCTGAAATAATACAGTCTTGTCTCCTGCACTTCCAGCACAGTCTCCACGCTTCCTTCTGCAGCAAGCCGCTCCAACAGTGGGTCCAACGTTTCGCCATCCGCCTGGGAAGTAAGAATATAACACTTGCCTGTCTGTACGATCTGGCCTGCGTCCACTTCCGCCAGTACACTTGTCCCCCATAAAATATTGTCCTGCCCGCCGCCTATACTGTTGACACCATAGCCATTTTTGTAAGAGACTACAGGAATACTGTTATAAAACACATATACTTTTTCGTCTTCTTTTATATTTTCCCGCACATAATCAATCAGCGGATTAGCCTCATTACCTGCCCAGTAGACCTCATCCCTGTCCGCATATGTGCGGATACCGCTGTTCGTGCAAATCAGGACGGCCATCAGGAAGACGGCAAAGAGCTCTCCGCCCCCGGTCCCTCCCTTTATGAGCATCCTGTCGATAAAGTAAAAGGCCAGAATGGCAAAGATCGGAAATGAAAAGCACCAAAGCCTGTCCCGAATCGGAAACATGGTGAGAGAAGAAGCAAACAGAGCCAGCAGAAAGCCAAATGCAAGGACAAAGCAATACCGGCTGCGCTGCCAGATCCCCATGACCAATGCCGCCAGTACTAACGCCGCCAGCAATAACCGTAGTTCATCATGACAGGCGCCAAAGAGACGCCGGATCAGCTTCCAGCCGAGGTCAAATTCATCCCTGCTCTTTGGAAAAAATGGAAACTGGTCATTGACCCAATAGTTCTGCATAAAATCATCGGTCGCTGCCGCTTTCAGCCAGTAAAAATAGTAGATGACAAAACTGCCGCAGATGCCGATACCGCTAATAACGCTGTGAATGACCCTGTCCCCCTCTTTCCGGAATATACCTGTCAGAAATTCACAGGTGAGAACGCCGCCCACAAAGAAGCAGACCGGATTGGCCGCCCAGATAAACGTCATATAGAGCAGTGCCATTCCCCACCAGGGGATCTTTTTTTCCTGATACCAGTGATAGACGACAAGCACGAGCAGCACCCAGATACACTCGGAAACATACGGTTTGAATACATTGGAGTATTTCAGGAGAAAATCAATGTTGGCCACAAATGCCGCACATAACACCGCATATCGGCAGCGAAAGAGCTTCCCGGATACATACCATGTGAGAAACAGCGTCGCAATATAGGAAAATACGGAAAATGCGCGCAAAACGCCTTCCGAGTCCCCAAAGATAATCATCAGCAGTTTCACGATGTAGAGGTAAATCACCGGCGCGCTCTGCACGTAATCAAGCGGCTGCCCGGTCAGTTGAAACAGAGAGCGGTTTTCCAGCGACGAAACAAGATACGCCTCATCCAGCCATAGAGAACGTCCGGCAAAGTTCATGTAAATACTTACGCCAATCCCACAGAGGATGACTGCCATCCCCAAAAGATCCGTGACCTGTTGCAATTTTCCCTGCGATTTCCATTTTACTGACATACTGTTCTCCTGTTTTGTTAAAAATAAAATAAATGACGATACTGTTATGTGATACCTGTCTATGTTATAATAACAGATATGATGCCGCCGGATGGCATTATAAATTCATCCGCTGTGCGTTTACACACCAGCTCAAAGTTATCATATACTCAAAATTTCTGTCATGTCAACCATTTACAGACCGGAGAGATACAATGTTTAAAGAAGCCTTGATCGGTATTTTTATCTTATTTCTATTTTACCTTGTCTGGCGACAGCTGTGGAAGAAAAACCGGAGGACGGCCGGCGCCGTGCTGACGGTTATCCTTCTGCTTTCCTGCTTCGCCAATGTGATATACAATCACCTTGTCATGTTTCCTGATTTTTATATGGACACCGTGAGCGGCGTGTTCCGCTATGGCACATTCAAAGGCAACTTGCTTGCTTACTCTGACGAGTTTATGTTTCAGGATGAAATCATTTTCCCGGTCCTTCGTGACCGCCAGGTATTCCTTGACACGGACGCCGGATTTTATGAGAAGTTTTTCTCTCTCTATGCCGGTTCCTGCGAGCCGCTTTCCGCTGTGTCAGAGCATAGGGATGCGATCATTTCCCGGGCGGAAGATTTCGACTTTTCCCATGAATTCTCCTGTATGGGTATTATGGATTATGTGACGGACGGACTGCCGCAGGAGCTGACCGCATCCTTTGAGGAAGAAATCTATCCTACCCTGTATATCAACACCGCTTCCCTGCAGGGACAGCAGCAGCTCGCCGCTGTGATGGACGAAAACTATGATCTCTATATTATGTCCAAAGCCTACTATGATAACACGACCGGAGGAAATAACCATGAATAAAAAAGCGATTGTTACAGGCAGTCTGTTTGTATTCGTATGCTGCCTTGTGTTTACCGCAGGGGCTTTGATAAACCGTGCCTCCCTGGAAGCGCTTACCTGCGACAATGTCTTCTCTTATCAATGCCGGCAGGCCGTTGCCATCCTGCTCTTATTTTTTATGGGCGCATTTTTTCTGATGATGATCCGGGACAAGCTGTCCTGTAACTGGATTTTGCTGTTCGCCTTTCCGGCCGGCATCTGTCTCTGGGTCTTTCCCAGTCTGCTCCTTTTGCTGCTCGGCATTCCCTATACCCTGCTCAATGTAACGCTGCTGGTCGCCGCGATCATGGGAATCCTGCTTCTCTTCCTGATCCGACGCACCCATAAGCAAAACGATGCCTTCCGCAGCCCTGCAAAACAAACTTCCACAGACGCAGGCGCCGGGAACAGCACGCTGACACAGGCCGGCTTTCTGCAGTCGCTTCCGATGCTGCTTTTTTTCATCGGCGCAACACTTTTGGCCTCCAGCGGCCTGATCTATGTCTTTGTCAGCTACGATTCCTTTTTCTATTTCACCAATTACGGCAACACGCTGACGATTGTTAAAAACTTTAAGGACATTGTCGGCGACAACAGTTTTACCTTAACCAATATCAGCCAGTTTTTGCCGCTGCTCAACTCCTATACATCGTTTTGGGGGCTCGACCAGTGTTATCAGATGCAGGCATTTCTCTCCATTGATCTGATTGCCTGCTTTTTCTATGGACTGCATCAGTACGGAAAGGATGGTCCGAAACACCGCACACTCTTCTACAGTGCGCTGATGACCGCCTTCCTCGTCACTGCCACCTCATTTCTCGTGGCCTCCACATGGATACTTGCCAATATGTACTGCATGGCATATTTGTTTTTTGCAATGCTCCTGCTCGAAGACTGCCTGCTGCCCGCCCGAAGAGAAGCCCATATTTTAACCGCTCTGTTTTTTGCCGCGCTGACGCTGCTGCGCAAAGACGGCATTATCTTCGTCTGCTTTTTTATGGTCTATTTCGTGCTCAAAAGTGACTGGAGCCGCCGGGACCTGTTCTGTGTCTTCCTGCCCTCCGTCATTTCAGAACTCTGGTGGCTGTTTTACGTGCGCGTTATCTTAAAGGCGACAGTAGAGCAGGCTGCCTTTACATCCATCGCCAACAATGCCAATGTCGCGTTCGTGATCGCAGCCATCTCCGCCACCTGCCTGTATCTCTTCGTCCTGCACCCACTTTTCATAAAGCGGCTGCCCTTTTCTGAGACATGGCTGATCTATGGCGGACTGTTCTGCCTGCTGGCCATTCTCACCATCCGCGACTGGAACCAGGTCGTGGACAATATTGACATGACGATCCGCAATATGTTTCTCTATCCTGCTTCCTGGGGGATCAGTGGAATCTTGTTTGGTATCCTCCTTGTAACCACCTTCGTATATCATCCCTTCTGGGATGTCGATACCTTCCTCTGGGCGGGATACGTGATCCTGAACTTTATTTCTTACTGCGCCGTAGGAAAGAATCTTTGGGTCAACTGGGATGACTCTTACAACCGCATCGTCTTACAGATCATTCCTGTCTTCGTCTTCATTTGCGGGAAGAAGTTATTTTCCCTCCTTCAACTGTATAGACAAGATCACAGTTCTTAATCGTAGACAGCCGGTGGGCAATGATGATCAGTGTCTTACTGCCTGCCAGATAGTCAATCGCCTCCATAACGGCTGCTTCCGTGTCGTTGTCCAGCGCAGAAGTGGCCTCATCCAGTACGAGCACCTGCGGATTATGATACAGCGCCCGGGCAATTCCAATGCGCTGCCTCTGTCCGCCGGAAAGCCGCACACCGCCTTCTCCGATGACCGTATCCAGCCCTTCTTCGAGCGAGTCAACGAACTCTTTGAGCTGTGCTTCCTGCAATGCTTCCTGCAGGCGCGCTTCATCGATCTCCTCTCTGGCAATTCCAAATAAAATATTGTCCCTGATCGACGCATCGAGCAACGAAATCGACTGGGGAATATACCCCAGCTTTTTATTCCAGTCATGAATCCCTCTTCTGATGTCTGTTCCGTCTACAAGGACTGCACCCTCCTGCGGTTCCAGCAGTCCCAGAATAATGTCCGCCAGCGTCGTCTTGCCCTGTCCCGACGGGCCGATGAAAGCAACCGATTTATTTTTTGGAATCACCAGTGACGCATGGGTAAACACGTTATTTTCCTTATTGGGATAGTGAAAGCTGATATTGTCCACCCGGATCTCTTTCTCAAACAGGATCTTATCCGCATCTTCCACTGTCCGCATTTTCTCCATCAGCTCCTCAATTTCTTTCAGGTCGTGATAGATTGCGTCGATCGCCGGTTTGCTGAACATGATCCTGCTCAGGTACTCCGCCATCCGGTTTGCCGAAGGCAGCATCCGAAATGCCGCTACCGCAAATACCGAGATCGTCGGAATAAAGTTCGCCGGATCTGCCCCCAGATATATTTTCACACACACAATCAGTAAAAGCCCGGAGATACAGATAGTCTCCATGACCGGTTTGGGAATCATGCTGTATACTTTGAATTTTCTGTTGCTCTCCGCATACTCTTTATATTCTTCATTATAATTCTCCACAAAGACTTTTTCTCTGTTTAATACCTTGATCTCTTTGACGCCGCCCAGCGCTTCCAGCACGGCCTGCCTTGTATTCCCCTGACTGTCACGGCTTCTCCTGCCTGCCTGTTTCAGTCTCTTTTTAAATACCTTCAGAAACACCAGCCCGAAAATACCCACAAGCGCGATCAGACCGGCCGTGATACTGATGTCCTGATAAAGCAGAAACAGTAACAGGGCAAGGCACACGCCACCTTCCGACGCAAACTGCAGTCCTGCCAGAATGGCTTCAAAGAAAGACACCGTATCTTCGTTGATATTACGGCTCAGCTCCGCACTGTTGTGATCCAGATGAAACAGATACGGCTGATTCATATAACAGTCCATCATCTGATAGGAAAGTTTTCGCTGATTGTCATACGTGAAGCGGTACTGCATACTGTGCATGACATAGACATAAATATTTTTCAAAATGTAGATCACGATGATCGCACTGCCGAGGAAAATGATATAACGATTCATATCCCGGAAATCAAAGGCCTCGTAAACGGCGCCAAGATAGGGGTTTTGCAGTACTTGCTGCGGGTTCAGCACCGTACTGATAAACGGCAGCACCGCGCTGACTCCCACCAGCTCCACAAATGCCCCGACAATGATAACGACAAAAAGCAGAGCTGCTTTCAGCTTCTGCTTTTTGTCAAATATATAACAGATCTTCCGCCATGTTCCGATTTTATTCTGCTCCATATTTCACTGACTCTCCTGTTCCATGCCCCTTATCCCGCCTGAAAATATCCTTCTTTCTCCCTGCCGCTCACAGATTCGCAAAGACGGGAAGGAATATCCTGATGCCGTGATGTCATCAGCAATTACCAGTCAGATACCCATCCCAGTCCCACGGCAGCCGCTCAATGTCTTCCTCTACCAGATCGGTGCCAATCTGCACCTCGATAAAGTCCACGCCTTCCCGGGAAGCCATACCGTGCTTGTGCTCTCTTGGAATGTACAAGACATCGCCTCTCACGACTTCTCTCGTCTCACCGTCCAGCAAAAACAATCCTTTTCCATCAATGATCGTCCAGATCTCGTCCCGCAGATGGTGGAGCTGATAACTGAGCCCCCGCCCGGCCTCCACGTGCATACTCTTTGTCAGAGAGCTTTCCTTCCCCGACCTGCACTGCTGCACATCCAGCACCTTATATTCCCCCCACTGACGCTTTTCATACATCGGCCGGTTATGGATTTGCTCCACATAAGGTTTCATAAACGAGCTGGAATGCTTGTCGCTGACAAGAATACCGTCCGCACTGGCCACCACGACCGTGTCCTTGAGTCCAAGCGCTACCACGGGAATTTCCAGTTCATTGATCACATGCGTATTTTCACACGTCTCGCCCCGGATGACGAAACCGCCGTCCGGCTCCTTCATCTGTTCCGTCAGCGTATTCCACGTTCCCAGGTCGTTCCATTCCCCTTTGTAAGACGTATACACGATCGATGTCTCTTTTTCCAACACTGCATAGTCAAAACTGGTCAGAGGCAGTTTCTCATACTGTTCATATACTTTTGCAAACGAGAACTGTCCGGTCTCTTTTTGCAGCAAATGCTTTACAAACGACGCGCGGAACATAAACACGCCGCCGCTCCAAAGCGCGCCGTCCTCCACCAGTTTTCTCGCCTGCTCCAGACCAGGTTTTTCCATATACCGCTCCACCCGGCCGAAACATTTGTCCGGCTCCGGACGGCCTGTAACATAGCCATATTTCTCTGAAGGATACGTAGGATGCACGCAGAGAAGGCAGATCTTGGCCCCGGAATCGCGCAGGGCGGATTCCATCTCGTTCAATTTATCAAAGTAAGCCTGCTCTGCATAGGTATCGACCGGAAGCACTGCAATCATCTCATCTTCATCGATCTGCTTTTTCTCAAGCAGCCATGCCCCGGACAGCAGAATCGCCGGATACGTGTCCCGTCTGGACGGCTCCAGCACCTTTTCCACCTGCTCCCCAAGCTGGCGCCTCATCGAATCTCGTTGCGCTTCACTGGAAGCCACCACGATCTGTGCATCAGGGCAGCTCTTACTGACCTGGCGGAAGATCCGCTGGATCATGGATTCCGAATTTCCATCCTCGTCTTGCAGTACCTTCAGGAATTGTTTCGAGCGGGCGTCACTGGACAACGGCCAGAGCCGCTTACCGGAACCACCGGATAATAATATGATTTTCATCGTTGTATCTTCCTTTTTCTTTCTCTGTTATATTTGATATGATCTGTTCAGGCTGAACTTACGACAAATGACAGATCGCTTCCATCAGTTTCAGATATTCCGCCGCAACCCGGCTCCACTGGAACCGTTCTCTCACGAGCTGACGGCTGCGCTCCCCCATCTGGCGGCGCAGCGCGTTATCTCTGCACAGGCAGACGATCTTCTCTGCAAATTGCTCCGCCGGTACCGCATATCCGTTCCCGTCAATCAGCTCCAGACTGCCTTCACAGGGCGTCATTACGATTGGCAGTCCGCCGGCCATCGCCTCCAGCACCACATTTGGCATCCCTTCTTTTTGGGACGGCAGGATAAAAATATCCGCTGACCGATAAAGCTGCGGCAGCTCCCGTTTTTCCCGCTGTCCGGCAAACGTCACAGATCCGGCCAGATGTCTGTCCTTTGTGATCTGTTCCAGCACCGTGCGATAAGGACCATCGCCCACGATCGTCAGCGTCACTTTCTTTCCCGCCTGCCTGCTAATCTCCGGCAGGACTGGCAGGATGAACTGCAGTCCCTTGCGCTCAATTAGACGGGAGACAAAGAGTAGCCGTATTTCTTCCTGCGACCGCCTCCCGATGTCTGCGTCCTCTCCGGTCAGAAACCATTTTTCATCCACACCGTTTGTAATAATCCGGATTTCTTTTTTGTCATAAAAACCGGCTGCCAGCTTTTTCAGCCCCTGACTGTTCGCCACAAGCGCATCCGCCTGTTTCCAGATAATCTTCTCAAAGGGTCCGATCAGCTTGTACAAAACCCGGAAGCGCTCCTGAAAGCCCGGAATATCCCCGCCGCCAAAACGGATCAGATAAGGAAGCCCGTACTTTTTCTTCAGGCACCAGGCGACCGGACCGCTGGGAATCGCAAAAAACACCTGGCAAATATCAAATTTCTCTCTCTTGCACAGAGCATCGGCCTTATGCAGGGCTTTCCACAAAAAGTCCAGCATCTCCGGGAATCCGCAGTGAGCCAGATGCTTTCTTTTCGCTTTCAGCCGGATGATCCGGACGC
The sequence above is a segment of the Lachnospiraceae bacterium JLR.KK008 genome. Coding sequences within it:
- a CDS encoding class I SAM-dependent methyltransferase codes for the protein MRSFAQYQQYFTAEYLMGPNSVRLAGELLETYPLQTEQGHLYKRNRILDLGCGTGLTSLFIARETDAIVYANDLWTDAEANAGRFQAWDISDQVIPLQEDAENLTFEKEFFDAVISVDAYHYFAGKEGFFQTKILPYVKSGGMVLIAVPGIQEAYEGKQRETIHEWLGEDDHMFHSCSWWKAMIGEHPDIAFVETWEMKSFMAAWNDWLAIENAYANRDRLFFDTVIQKYSDFVGIAVRKIKKF
- a CDS encoding ABC transporter ATP-binding protein → MEQNKIGTWRKICYIFDKKQKLKAALLFVVIIVGAFVELVGVSAVLPFISTVLNPQQVLQNPYLGAVYEAFDFRDMNRYIIFLGSAIIVIYILKNIYVYVMHSMQYRFTYDNQRKLSYQMMDCYMNQPYLFHLDHNSAELSRNINEDTVSFFEAILAGLQFASEGGVCLALLLFLLYQDISITAGLIALVGIFGLVFLKVFKKRLKQAGRRSRDSQGNTRQAVLEALGGVKEIKVLNREKVFVENYNEEYKEYAESNRKFKVYSMIPKPVMETICISGLLLIVCVKIYLGADPANFIPTISVFAVAAFRMLPSANRMAEYLSRIMFSKPAIDAIYHDLKEIEELMEKMRTVEDADKILFEKEIRVDNISFHYPNKENNVFTHASLVIPKNKSVAFIGPSGQGKTTLADIILGLLEPQEGAVLVDGTDIRRGIHDWNKKLGYIPQSISLLDASIRDNILFGIAREEIDEARLQEALQEAQLKEFVDSLEEGLDTVIGEGGVRLSGGQRQRIGIARALYHNPQVLVLDEATSALDNDTEAAVMEAIDYLAGSKTLIIIAHRLSTIKNCDLVYTVEGGKITSSRK
- a CDS encoding sugar phosphate nucleotidyltransferase translates to MKIILLSGGSGKRLWPLSSDARSKQFLKVLQDEDGNSESMIQRIFRQVSKSCPDAQIVVASSEAQRDSMRRQLGEQVEKVLEPSRRDTYPAILLSGAWLLEKKQIDEDEMIAVLPVDTYAEQAYFDKLNEMESALRDSGAKICLLCVHPTYPSEKYGYVTGRPEPDKCFGRVERYMEKPGLEQARKLVEDGALWSGGVFMFRASFVKHLLQKETGQFSFAKVYEQYEKLPLTSFDYAVLEKETSIVYTSYKGEWNDLGTWNTLTEQMKEPDGGFVIRGETCENTHVINELEIPVVALGLKDTVVVASADGILVSDKHSSSFMKPYVEQIHNRPMYEKRQWGEYKVLDVQQCRSGKESSLTKSMHVEAGRGLSYQLHHLRDEIWTIIDGKGLFLLDGETREVVRGDVLYIPREHKHGMASREGVDFIEVQIGTDLVEEDIERLPWDWDGYLTGNC
- a CDS encoding glycosyltransferase family 4 protein codes for the protein MNVLIITHEYPPIGGGGANACMNLTGEYAKAGYQITIVTVWYDGLEEEEYSGGVRIIRLKAKRKHLAHCGFPEMLDFLWKALHKADALCKREKFDICQVFFAIPSGPVAWCLKKKYGLPYLIRFGGGDIPGFQERFRVLYKLIGPFEKIIWKQADALVANSQGLKKLAAGFYDKKEIRIITNGVDEKWFLTGEDADIGRRSQEEIRLLFVSRLIERKGLQFILPVLPEISRQAGKKVTLTIVGDGPYRTVLEQITKDRHLAGSVTFAGQREKRELPQLYRSADIFILPSQKEGMPNVVLEAMAGGLPIVMTPCEGSLELIDGNGYAVPAEQFAEKIVCLCRDNALRRQMGERSRQLVRERFQWSRVAAEYLKLMEAICHLS